A genomic window from Halogeometricum borinquense DSM 11551 includes:
- the gcvT gene encoding glycine cleavage system aminomethyltransferase GcvT gives MALRKPPLREAHAARDAKFTEFGGWDMPVEFDSIRTEHTAVRESVGIFDVSHMGEIEVSGPDATRLMQRLTTNDVTLLDPGDSQYAMITDAEGTILDDTVVYRLPDEETDRYLFIPNAGHDEEMHDRWTSHRDEWELDARIANTTEEWAMFAVQGPDAKDAVVAAADGDVGSLSKFEATYEDVVGVRSWVARTGYTGEDGFEILCPVEEAETVWNAFVEDHESQPCGLGARDTLRMEMGFLLSGEDFDPESEPRNPYEAGVGFTVKLDTEFVGRDALEGIDEEGVEEKFVGLKLLDRGVPRHGYDIVDADNHVVGHVTSGTMSPTLGEPIALGYVPVEHADPGTTLSVVVRGQEKRAKVVSTPFLEDK, from the coding sequence ATGGCCCTTCGCAAACCGCCGTTGCGCGAGGCTCACGCCGCTCGTGATGCGAAATTCACGGAGTTCGGAGGGTGGGATATGCCGGTCGAGTTCGACTCGATTCGGACAGAGCATACAGCCGTCCGCGAATCGGTCGGCATCTTCGATGTCTCCCACATGGGAGAAATCGAGGTGTCCGGGCCTGACGCGACGAGGCTGATGCAACGACTCACCACGAACGACGTGACGCTTCTCGACCCCGGTGACTCGCAGTATGCGATGATAACTGACGCCGAGGGAACGATTCTCGACGATACCGTCGTCTACCGACTCCCAGACGAGGAGACGGATCGGTACCTCTTCATCCCGAATGCGGGTCACGACGAGGAGATGCACGACCGGTGGACGAGCCACCGCGACGAGTGGGAGTTAGACGCCCGCATAGCGAACACCACCGAGGAGTGGGCGATGTTCGCCGTGCAAGGCCCCGATGCGAAAGATGCCGTAGTCGCGGCCGCAGACGGTGACGTTGGGTCGCTCTCGAAGTTCGAGGCGACGTACGAGGATGTCGTCGGCGTCCGGTCGTGGGTCGCCCGCACCGGATACACCGGGGAGGACGGCTTCGAGATCCTTTGCCCGGTTGAGGAAGCTGAGACGGTCTGGAACGCGTTTGTCGAGGACCACGAGAGTCAGCCGTGTGGTCTCGGCGCGCGGGATACACTCCGGATGGAGATGGGCTTTCTCCTCTCCGGCGAGGACTTCGACCCCGAGTCGGAACCGCGAAATCCCTACGAGGCGGGCGTCGGTTTCACCGTCAAACTCGATACTGAGTTCGTCGGCCGCGACGCGCTCGAAGGGATCGACGAGGAGGGTGTCGAAGAGAAGTTCGTCGGCCTGAAACTGCTCGACCGCGGCGTCCCGCGCCACGGATACGATATCGTAGATGCAGACAACCACGTCGTCGGACACGTCACCAGCGGAACGATGAGTCCGACGTTGGGTGAACCCATCGCACTCGGCTACGTTCCCGTCGAACACGCCGACCCCGGAACGACCCTCAGCGTGGTCGTCCGCGGACAGGAGAAACGCGCGAAAGTCGTCAGCACACCGTTCTTAGAGGACAAATAA
- a CDS encoding SUI1 family translation initiation factor, producing the protein MSEDDPFEDLDIPDDPMTDLDRATEELTTRTEQRRYGKHVVIIEGFQTDTDLDDLGSDLKSALGTGGTVKDDHIEIQGDHESRVRELLRERGYTVED; encoded by the coding sequence ATGAGCGAAGACGATCCGTTCGAGGACCTCGACATCCCCGACGATCCGATGACCGACCTGGATCGTGCGACCGAGGAACTCACGACCCGGACCGAACAGCGCAGGTACGGAAAACACGTGGTGATCATCGAAGGATTCCAGACGGACACCGATCTCGACGACCTCGGAAGCGATCTCAAGTCCGCACTTGGGACCGGCGGAACGGTCAAAGATGATCACATCGAAATCCAAGGCGACCACGAGAGTCGGGTCCGAGAGCTACTTCGTGAGCGTGGGTACACCGTCGAAGATTAA
- the gcvPA gene encoding aminomethyl-transferring glycine dehydrogenase subunit GcvPA, with amino-acid sequence MTRGSPYAPHTDEETAAMLDAVGVEDEESLFDIPEDVRFDGEFGIEARSERDIRSELATTFKKNQDLTEFLGRGHHSHYIPSLVDDITRRSEFLTSYTQYQPEITQGFLQALFEYQSILVELTGLPVANCSMYDAATALAEAARLAGRVRRVSGTQILVPEILHEGKRSVLDNYVAGTDLTVETYPMDDGNVDLDAVAELADEDTAMVYAENPTVRGTIEEHLSDIGDVADDAGALFCLGTDTVALALLEEPASVGADIVVGEADALGMPTAYGMGLGLFATRESFLRQVPGRLVGASEDAGGKRAYTLTLQTREQHIRKERATSNICTNQAWVALRAAMHAAYLGPDGLTDLAKQCVTDAASLASDLTELRGIKAPVHDRHHFREFVAHTDQPAQAIASDLEAEGFAVHVVGEHELQVCITDLNAPKADELVAAFEEVL; translated from the coding sequence ATGACACGCGGAAGCCCCTACGCACCCCACACGGACGAAGAGACCGCCGCGATGCTGGACGCCGTCGGCGTCGAAGACGAAGAGTCTCTGTTCGACATCCCGGAAGACGTTCGGTTCGACGGCGAGTTCGGCATCGAAGCACGTTCGGAACGCGACATCCGGAGCGAACTGGCGACCACGTTCAAGAAAAACCAAGACCTCACCGAGTTCCTCGGACGCGGCCACCACAGCCACTACATCCCGTCGCTGGTTGACGACATCACGCGCCGGTCTGAGTTTCTGACCTCGTACACGCAGTACCAACCCGAGATCACGCAGGGGTTCCTGCAAGCGCTGTTCGAGTACCAGTCGATACTGGTCGAACTCACCGGCCTACCGGTGGCAAACTGCTCGATGTACGACGCCGCGACGGCACTCGCCGAGGCGGCGCGACTCGCCGGGCGCGTTCGCCGCGTCTCCGGAACTCAAATCCTCGTCCCCGAGATTCTGCACGAGGGCAAACGGAGCGTCCTCGACAACTACGTCGCTGGAACGGACCTCACCGTCGAGACGTATCCGATGGACGACGGTAACGTCGATCTCGACGCAGTGGCCGAACTCGCGGACGAGGATACCGCGATGGTGTACGCCGAGAATCCGACGGTTCGCGGCACTATCGAAGAACATCTCTCGGATATCGGCGACGTTGCCGACGACGCGGGCGCGCTGTTCTGCCTCGGTACGGACACCGTTGCGCTCGCCCTGTTGGAAGAACCGGCGAGCGTCGGTGCCGACATCGTCGTCGGCGAAGCGGACGCGCTCGGAATGCCGACAGCCTACGGAATGGGTCTCGGCCTGTTCGCAACGCGTGAATCGTTCTTACGGCAGGTTCCGGGTCGTCTCGTCGGCGCGAGCGAAGATGCCGGTGGGAAGCGCGCCTACACGCTGACGTTGCAGACGCGTGAACAGCACATCCGCAAGGAACGAGCGACGTCGAATATCTGTACGAATCAGGCGTGGGTCGCGCTTCGGGCGGCAATGCACGCCGCCTACCTCGGTCCCGACGGACTCACCGACTTGGCAAAGCAGTGTGTCACCGACGCAGCATCGCTCGCGTCGGATCTGACGGAGCTACGCGGGATCAAGGCACCCGTCCACGACAGACACCACTTCCGCGAGTTCGTCGCCCACACCGACCAGCCAGCACAGGCTATCGCCTCGGACCTCGAAGCCGAGGGATTCGCCGTCCACGTCGTCGGAGAACACGAACTGCAAGTGTGTATCACCGACCTGAACGCGCCGAAAGCCGATGAGTTGGTCGCGGCGTTCGAGGAGGTACTCTAA
- a CDS encoding sensor histidine kinase, which translates to MEGNQHESEETHRGPRVLVGLGVLFVLVIVGEWTAFEILRPDKDYTRDYVLTLLFNGIPALGISYTGYWLRRSDIEADQYRRVVAWCLGGMAAFLSLNLVIIALWPADHFIENLGWARGSAVYAACGGLIMGVIEARAIKRARVAEREIARTKRVEAKRQWLGYMNSLLRHEVLNTANVIEGYSELLLEEDTNDLSADRLEVIRQQSRNLSEVINDVQVLIEATEEGHELEPVSLSDVLNESVVELRAMDETVDVEAAIPEDVFVRADRLLPRVFCNLLQNAVKHNDSAVPRVSITLATDADTAVVTITDNGRGIPEEKRETLFEGDTRTSNHGLGLYLVRTLTERYGGAIELRETGPEGSVFTVELPRVQRPSAGRSQEKEATGPATRTVEIVQEMYERS; encoded by the coding sequence ATGGAAGGGAACCAACATGAGAGTGAGGAGACACACCGAGGGCCACGGGTACTTGTGGGACTCGGTGTCTTGTTCGTTCTCGTCATCGTCGGTGAGTGGACGGCGTTCGAGATACTCCGTCCGGACAAGGACTATACGCGAGACTACGTGCTGACGTTGCTTTTCAACGGCATCCCCGCACTTGGTATCTCCTACACCGGCTATTGGCTCAGGAGAAGCGATATCGAAGCCGACCAGTACCGGCGCGTCGTTGCGTGGTGTCTCGGTGGAATGGCGGCCTTTCTGTCGCTCAATCTGGTGATTATCGCGCTCTGGCCGGCGGACCATTTCATCGAGAACCTTGGCTGGGCGCGAGGATCAGCGGTTTACGCCGCCTGCGGCGGCCTCATCATGGGCGTTATCGAAGCGAGAGCCATCAAGCGTGCGCGCGTCGCAGAACGCGAGATTGCCCGGACCAAACGCGTGGAAGCCAAGCGTCAATGGCTCGGGTACATGAACAGTCTGCTCCGTCACGAGGTGTTGAACACCGCTAACGTCATCGAAGGCTATTCGGAGTTACTGCTGGAGGAAGACACAAACGATCTGTCCGCGGACCGTCTCGAAGTCATTCGCCAACAGAGTCGCAATCTATCCGAGGTCATCAACGACGTTCAAGTACTCATCGAAGCGACCGAAGAGGGGCACGAACTCGAACCAGTGAGTCTGTCGGACGTACTGAACGAGAGTGTAGTCGAACTACGTGCGATGGACGAGACCGTGGATGTCGAGGCGGCAATCCCCGAAGACGTATTCGTGAGAGCCGACAGACTTCTCCCCCGCGTGTTCTGTAACCTGCTACAGAATGCGGTCAAACACAACGACAGTGCGGTTCCGCGTGTCTCTATTACCCTTGCGACGGACGCCGACACCGCCGTCGTCACGATCACAGACAACGGACGGGGCATCCCCGAAGAAAAACGCGAGACACTATTCGAAGGCGATACGCGAACGAGCAACCACGGTCTCGGACTCTACCTCGTGCGGACTCTCACCGAACGATACGGAGGGGCGATCGAACTCCGCGAGACCGGTCCGGAGGGAAGTGTGTTTACTGTCGAACTTCCACGCGTTCAGCGCCCCTCAGCGGGACGCTCTCAAGAAAAAGAGGCGACTGGTCCAGCCACCCGTACGGTCGAGATTGTTCAAGAGATGTACGAACGCAGCTAA
- a CDS encoding DMT family transporter, whose translation MSRYRSLVFFLAASAFFGGTFVAAKAGLEFFPPLLFVAYRFDIGAALLLSVVLYRFPRERWLPRTRADIAGILAAGVFAIGATNALIFVGQQYVTSGVSSIIYSLNPIMTPILAAFLLSDERLSRSGAGGMLLGLVGVALVVNLNPADLLGGAVVGKALVLAAAVSGALGSVLIRRADSTLDSTVRTAWALPVAAVLCHVSSFAAGEQASAVTWTPAALAALGYVGVFSGALAFIAYFGLLDDVGAIRGNLVFYAVPIVATLGGWLLLGETISALTVVGFGVICLGFVLLGRETITAELSRIRRGIAQRAGSGSDSVTGVVGDTPRWSEQD comes from the coding sequence ATGTCTCGGTACCGCTCGCTTGTCTTTTTCCTCGCCGCGAGCGCCTTTTTCGGCGGGACGTTCGTCGCCGCGAAAGCCGGATTGGAGTTCTTCCCGCCGTTGCTGTTCGTCGCGTACCGCTTCGATATCGGGGCCGCACTCCTGCTCTCGGTCGTGCTGTACCGCTTCCCGCGGGAGCGGTGGCTTCCCCGCACGCGCGCCGATATCGCCGGGATTCTCGCTGCGGGCGTGTTCGCCATCGGTGCGACGAACGCGCTCATCTTCGTCGGCCAGCAGTACGTCACGAGCGGCGTGAGTTCCATCATTTACAGTCTCAACCCCATCATGACGCCGATTCTCGCGGCGTTCTTGCTGTCGGACGAACGCCTCTCACGGTCCGGCGCCGGTGGGATGCTCCTCGGACTCGTCGGCGTCGCACTGGTCGTGAACCTCAACCCCGCAGACCTGTTGGGCGGTGCCGTCGTCGGTAAGGCGCTCGTCCTCGCTGCCGCAGTGAGTGGCGCACTCGGAAGCGTTCTCATCCGGCGGGCCGATTCGACGCTGGACAGTACGGTACGCACCGCGTGGGCGCTTCCCGTCGCCGCCGTGTTGTGCCACGTCTCGAGTTTCGCGGCTGGTGAGCAGGCCTCAGCCGTCACGTGGACCCCGGCAGCACTCGCCGCGCTGGGTTACGTCGGCGTGTTCTCGGGCGCACTCGCGTTTATCGCCTACTTCGGACTGCTGGACGACGTGGGTGCGATTCGCGGCAACCTCGTCTTCTACGCCGTCCCGATAGTCGCCACACTTGGCGGCTGGTTGCTCCTCGGTGAGACGATTTCGGCGCTGACGGTGGTCGGGTTCGGCGTCATCTGTCTCGGGTTCGTTCTCCTCGGCCGTGAAACGATCACGGCGGAACTGTCGCGGATTCGGCGCGGTATCGCTCAGCGGGCCGGTTCCGGATCCGACTCGGTGACGGGCGTCGTGGGCGATACGCCCCGCTGGAGCGAACAGGACTAA
- a CDS encoding acyl-CoA thioesterase, translating to MIDIEETYIENRILVNPNDTNNYDMAHGGNVMKWMDEVGAMSAMRFAGETCVTARMESVNFHRPIPRGDAALIESYVYGAGTTSVKVRLRVFREDPLTGETELTTESYFVYVAIDEDGDPTTVPELETNTEYGRDLLEAALEGEKENNGHGDD from the coding sequence ATGATCGATATCGAGGAGACGTACATCGAGAATCGAATTCTCGTCAATCCAAACGATACGAACAACTACGACATGGCTCACGGGGGGAACGTGATGAAGTGGATGGACGAGGTGGGTGCGATGTCGGCGATGCGATTTGCCGGCGAGACGTGCGTCACTGCTCGGATGGAGAGCGTGAACTTCCATCGGCCCATCCCACGCGGCGACGCGGCACTCATCGAGTCGTACGTCTACGGTGCCGGGACGACGAGCGTGAAAGTCCGCCTTCGCGTCTTTCGGGAAGACCCGCTCACGGGCGAGACGGAACTGACGACCGAATCGTACTTCGTCTACGTCGCAATCGACGAGGACGGCGACCCGACGACGGTTCCGGAACTGGAGACGAACACCGAGTACGGACGAGACCTTCTCGAAGCCGCACTCGAAGGCGAGAAAGAGAATAACGGCCACGGCGACGATTGA
- the gcvH gene encoding glycine cleavage system protein GcvH codes for MFEVPENSNYLESHEYATTDGDVATIGITDFAQDELGDVVFVELPDEGDELTQGEEFGVVESIKAVSDLYAPVSGTVVDVNEDLFDRPELVNEDPYGDGWMLKVEVSDEGAFDELLSPEEYRDQTE; via the coding sequence ATGTTCGAAGTACCCGAAAACAGCAACTACCTGGAATCGCACGAGTACGCAACCACCGACGGCGACGTCGCCACCATCGGTATCACCGACTTCGCACAGGACGAGCTGGGCGATGTCGTCTTCGTCGAACTTCCCGACGAGGGCGACGAACTGACGCAAGGCGAGGAGTTCGGCGTCGTCGAATCCATCAAAGCCGTCTCCGACCTCTACGCCCCTGTCTCGGGCACCGTCGTCGATGTCAACGAGGACCTGTTCGACCGGCCCGAACTCGTCAACGAGGACCCGTACGGTGACGGGTGGATGCTCAAAGTCGAAGTATCCGACGAAGGAGCGTTCGACGAACTGCTCTCGCCGGAGGAGTACCGCGACCAGACCGAATGA
- a CDS encoding helix-turn-helix transcriptional regulator: MDVALEEIEFLALSANRVEVLDALRKASLTRHELEAETDASQPTLGRILRDFTDRGWIEHDGNRYAATATGRLVAAAFTDLLETMETELKLRDVVEWLPTEEMDFDLRRLADATITVPTRTKPGAPVQRVLELLRESTHVQIFSHAFNEQSLDVVREQTVAGSQTFEGVFSPDALDAIAHDSTLRQRLEDLLDADAAEIRLHDEPIPLAVTITDDVVHLLLRDEDGLLRAALDTDDDAVLSWARDMHEQYWQAASPLDASDLH; this comes from the coding sequence ATGGACGTGGCACTCGAAGAGATCGAGTTCCTTGCGCTCTCGGCGAACCGCGTCGAAGTACTCGACGCACTACGCAAGGCGTCGTTGACGCGGCACGAACTCGAAGCGGAGACGGACGCCTCGCAACCGACGCTGGGCCGCATTCTGCGCGATTTCACCGACCGCGGGTGGATCGAACACGACGGAAACCGGTACGCTGCGACAGCGACTGGTCGCCTCGTCGCCGCGGCGTTTACCGACCTCTTGGAGACGATGGAGACAGAACTGAAACTACGCGACGTCGTCGAGTGGTTGCCGACAGAGGAGATGGACTTCGACCTCAGACGACTCGCGGATGCGACCATCACGGTCCCGACGCGGACGAAACCGGGAGCGCCGGTCCAACGGGTTCTGGAACTCCTCAGAGAATCAACGCACGTCCAGATATTCTCACACGCGTTCAACGAACAGAGCCTCGATGTCGTTCGAGAACAGACGGTGGCGGGATCACAGACGTTCGAGGGCGTTTTCTCGCCGGACGCGCTCGACGCTATCGCGCACGATTCAACGCTTCGACAACGGCTCGAAGACCTGCTCGACGCCGACGCAGCCGAGATCCGACTCCACGACGAACCGATTCCGCTCGCTGTGACCATCACTGACGACGTAGTGCATCTGCTGTTGCGCGACGAGGACGGATTACTCAGAGCGGCGCTGGACACCGACGACGATGCCGTCCTCTCATGGGCGCGTGACATGCACGAACAGTACTGGCAAGCGGCGTCTCCGCTGGACGCGAGCGACCTCCACTGA
- the gcvPB gene encoding aminomethyl-transferring glycine dehydrogenase subunit GcvPB translates to MNYDQARYAREDQYEPLLAEKNSTRVEIDDSPLPDDLTRDSVELPDLSEPELARHYTRLSQMNWSVESGPYPLGSCTMKYNPSFTEDVAADPNAAVHPDRSVESSQGTLELLYDLQDYLGRIGGMDAVTLQPPAGAAGEFAGILVAKAYHESQGNDRSEVVIPASAHGTNFASAAMAGYDVVELPSGEDGRVDMDALDAALSEDTAALMLTNPNTVGLFERDIVEIAEMVHDVGGLLYYDGANLNALLGRGRPGDMGFDIMHYNVHKTFATPHGGGGPGAGPVGVVEELAPFLPSPRVRESGGNYELFDPEETIGKVHGYMGNWLVLVKAYAYIARLGDAGLADASAKAVLNANYLAEQLDYEVPYSPFHHEFAATAGDKDAADVAKRMLDYGVHPPTTKWPEFVPEAMLTEPTEIENRDSLDDLAHAFNAAMADSDEELENAPSRTTARRIDQVSAAREPRLSWHALDEE, encoded by the coding sequence ATGAACTACGACCAAGCCCGATACGCACGCGAGGACCAGTACGAACCGCTCCTCGCGGAGAAGAACTCGACGCGCGTCGAGATCGATGACTCGCCGCTTCCCGACGACTTGACGCGTGATTCGGTGGAACTGCCCGACCTGTCGGAACCTGAACTTGCCCGCCACTACACGCGCCTCTCGCAGATGAACTGGAGCGTCGAGAGTGGGCCGTACCCCCTCGGGTCCTGTACGATGAAGTACAATCCTTCGTTCACCGAGGACGTTGCGGCCGATCCGAACGCGGCAGTCCACCCCGACCGCTCCGTCGAGAGTTCGCAGGGGACGCTCGAACTCCTGTACGATCTGCAGGACTACCTCGGTCGGATCGGCGGAATGGACGCCGTGACGCTCCAACCGCCCGCCGGTGCCGCAGGTGAGTTCGCGGGCATCCTCGTGGCGAAGGCGTACCACGAGTCGCAGGGCAACGACCGCAGCGAAGTCGTCATCCCCGCCTCCGCGCACGGAACGAACTTCGCTTCGGCCGCGATGGCCGGATACGACGTTGTCGAACTCCCGTCCGGCGAGGACGGCCGCGTGGACATGGACGCGTTGGATGCGGCCCTCTCCGAGGACACCGCCGCGTTGATGCTCACGAATCCGAACACCGTGGGCCTGTTCGAGCGGGATATCGTCGAAATCGCGGAAATGGTCCACGACGTAGGCGGTCTTCTCTACTACGACGGCGCGAACCTCAACGCCCTGCTCGGTCGGGGACGCCCCGGCGACATGGGCTTCGACATTATGCACTACAACGTCCACAAGACGTTCGCCACGCCACACGGCGGCGGCGGCCCCGGTGCCGGCCCGGTCGGTGTCGTCGAGGAGTTGGCACCGTTCCTTCCGAGTCCGCGCGTCCGCGAGTCGGGCGGTAACTACGAACTGTTCGACCCCGAGGAGACGATTGGCAAGGTCCACGGGTACATGGGCAACTGGCTCGTTCTCGTGAAGGCCTACGCCTACATCGCGCGACTCGGTGACGCTGGTCTCGCAGATGCCTCCGCGAAGGCCGTGCTGAACGCGAACTATCTCGCAGAGCAACTGGACTACGAGGTGCCGTACAGTCCGTTCCACCACGAATTCGCCGCGACGGCGGGCGACAAAGACGCCGCCGACGTCGCAAAGCGGATGCTCGACTACGGCGTTCACCCGCCGACGACGAAGTGGCCCGAGTTCGTGCCTGAGGCGATGCTCACCGAACCGACCGAAATCGAGAATCGGGACTCGCTTGACGACTTAGCGCACGCGTTCAACGCCGCCATGGCCGACTCCGACGAGGAGTTGGAGAACGCGCCGTCGCGGACGACCGCCCGGCGCATCGATCAGGTGAGTGCCGCGCGCGAACCGCGACTATCGTGGCACGCACTGGACGAAGAGTAA
- the ddh gene encoding D-2-hydroxyacid dehydrogenase yields MTIRLGIHPSVGRIFPPSLLQSMLSDAEATVDLTNERLDASESFNGLVTFGYDPSFLDAGLDWIHVVRAGYDEFPLDTLRDHEITLSNSTGIHGDAVSEAVVGYLLQFARGLHRYRLHEPDHEWNPPAWDDTFTLDGESVCVVGLGTLGRGIARRADALGMSVSGVRRTPTPVDHVETRYGPQELLDAVSDVRFVVVAVPLTDRTEEMVGAEALSAMRDDAYLVNVARGPVVDQSALVDALRSASIAGAALDVFEEEPLPPESPLWEMEHVVITPHAAAATEDYPNRIAALVRENSRRLAAGESLANRVV; encoded by the coding sequence ATGACGATTCGACTCGGAATCCACCCGTCTGTCGGCCGCATCTTCCCGCCGTCGCTGCTCCAGTCGATGCTTTCCGACGCGGAGGCGACAGTGGATCTCACCAACGAGCGTCTGGATGCGAGTGAGTCCTTTAACGGTCTCGTCACGTTCGGCTACGATCCGTCGTTTCTGGATGCCGGACTCGACTGGATACACGTCGTCCGCGCGGGATACGACGAGTTCCCGCTTGATACTCTCCGTGATCACGAGATCACGCTGAGCAACAGCACTGGAATTCACGGTGACGCCGTCAGTGAGGCTGTCGTCGGCTATCTGCTCCAGTTTGCCCGCGGTCTCCACCGCTACCGACTGCACGAACCCGACCACGAGTGGAATCCGCCCGCGTGGGACGACACGTTCACACTCGACGGTGAATCAGTTTGCGTCGTCGGTCTCGGCACCCTCGGACGCGGTATTGCCCGCCGGGCGGACGCCCTTGGAATGTCCGTCTCGGGCGTCCGTCGTACGCCCACACCGGTAGACCACGTAGAGACGAGATACGGGCCGCAAGAACTCCTCGATGCCGTCTCGGATGTCCGGTTCGTCGTGGTCGCGGTTCCACTCACCGACCGTACCGAGGAGATGGTCGGCGCAGAGGCACTGTCGGCGATGCGCGATGACGCCTATCTCGTCAACGTCGCCCGCGGCCCCGTCGTTGACCAGTCAGCCCTCGTGGACGCCCTCCGATCAGCGTCGATTGCGGGTGCGGCCCTCGACGTGTTCGAGGAGGAGCCACTACCTCCCGAGTCACCGCTGTGGGAGATGGAACACGTCGTCATCACGCCCCACGCCGCAGCGGCGACTGAAGACTACCCGAATCGAATCGCCGCGTTGGTCCGCGAAAACTCCCGTCGCCTCGCTGCAGGGGAGTCGCTGGCGAACCGCGTCGTCTGA
- a CDS encoding DUF7838 family putative zinc beta-ribbon protein, whose amino-acid sequence MSLEMEYDCPECDSTKFWKTAYMEIHLGKKTKWQCSDCGYGFIQINDDITTAEA is encoded by the coding sequence ATGAGCCTGGAGATGGAGTACGATTGCCCCGAATGCGACAGTACGAAGTTCTGGAAGACGGCCTACATGGAGATTCACCTCGGGAAGAAAACGAAGTGGCAGTGCAGCGACTGCGGCTACGGATTTATCCAGATTAACGACGACATTACCACGGCCGAGGCCTAA